The following are encoded in a window of Candidatus Binatus sp. genomic DNA:
- a CDS encoding DUF748 domain-containing protein — translation MANFLNSALEYLGTALRNVRAAFHPSRPWVARARELGSSRRLRKIGVIVVAVVLFADPVAYLAVPPVLRHVLTGPVAGSIHRQVSVGKIRFNLYALRLDVDHLHVGERDSPKPFVDIGHLRVKVSWTSIFRFAPVVGEVVVERPAIHVVRESQQRFNFSDLLESAPAPEKPKPAAPSAPMRFAVSNIQLRDGEVTFDDQLLGKQHKVERIQINVPFIANLPADVDVFVEPLLQMVIDGSPMRIAGVAKPFEATHDSVVDLKLHRLNLPLYVSYAPMKLPVKIPKGTLSADVYVHFVQAQSQPLIRLNGTVALDQLDVRDPADAPIAALKHAEVKLTDVEPLGAVFHLRSIWVNGLLAHVRLNPDGTNNLTSIASGNAAPASPPAQAAPVAGNVTQAAAPIAGRSTAKSPTDFSVDSFDLTNSAVEVQDNRGATPAAVAVDALGVRLKNFRTVGGVPASVTVNGKIRSGGAIAVKGALDLAHSLLTTEVSIDQIDLPALQPFAQSVLAATIASGKLSAKASVQTHFAGDHFNVHAEPATVTIENFAMDTPREREKPVQWKSLSVAIGQFDLAAHQATVSAVRSDGMHLFVRRERGGKLSLASLMRGGPAAPPRGKRASARETRRTIRETRRAARKPVQAAAPPSQSWRYQIASVAMEQTDATFEDDNAPQPVKAAVAPLNLHLKDVSSDFSKPFAVEVDGTLNRTGTFKVTGMAAVAPLKADLRVATKRLDLAFADPYVSSRLNATITSANLTMDGAVGLEQAGNDFLVSYRGDASLGSVRMLDKLTNALFFRMNALNASKIDFALGKGPPKVHVGELALSNFYSRVILNSTGKLNLKDITASPQEAPTSLTRATGEPGSKGAVPVAPASTPIPAAAPSPAAATAPEAAPAALPSPAEPYAGQPVNADIELNKITLKGGKVDYTDNFIKPNYTANLTDMEGKVGAFGTKSTSPAEVLLDGKINGSAPINIDGSINPLAPTAFVDIKAKANGIELTGLTPYSTKYTGYPIVKGTLTVDVHYLLDQGKLTAENHIFIDQLTFGDHVESPDAMNLPIRFAVALLKNSKGEIDLRVPVSGSLSDPQFSIGSVIWSAFKNLIVKAVTSPFSLIAAAFGGGEQQDLGYIEFAPGYARLTPDSQKKLDTVAAALADRTALKLNISGRVDPKFDKDGYREASLEHSIEALRRKDEGDGADANAKSAALSTADYNKYLARVYSAGKFQKPRNFIGLAKTQPPDEMKKLILANTPVSDQDLQQLADARANAVRAYLSTKQVDAARMFIIAPKLNAGGIKDQGKTTRVDLSLE, via the coding sequence ATGGCCAATTTTCTCAACAGCGCGCTCGAGTACTTGGGAACCGCGCTCAGGAATGTAAGAGCGGCGTTTCATCCCTCGAGGCCATGGGTTGCGCGCGCCCGGGAGTTGGGGAGTTCGCGGCGGCTGCGCAAAATCGGGGTGATCGTCGTCGCGGTCGTGCTGTTTGCGGACCCGGTGGCTTACCTGGCGGTTCCGCCGGTGTTGCGCCACGTCCTGACCGGCCCCGTCGCGGGCAGTATCCATCGCCAAGTGAGCGTGGGCAAAATCCGATTCAATCTCTACGCGCTGAGGCTCGACGTGGACCATTTGCACGTTGGCGAGCGCGACAGTCCGAAACCGTTCGTCGATATTGGGCATCTGAGAGTGAAGGTTTCGTGGACCTCGATTTTCAGATTTGCGCCGGTAGTCGGCGAAGTCGTGGTCGAGCGGCCGGCGATCCATGTGGTTCGGGAGTCGCAGCAGCGCTTCAACTTTTCCGACCTGCTCGAGAGCGCGCCGGCGCCGGAAAAACCGAAACCGGCCGCGCCCAGCGCGCCGATGCGATTCGCGGTTTCGAATATTCAACTGCGCGATGGCGAAGTGACATTCGACGATCAGCTGCTCGGCAAGCAGCACAAGGTCGAGCGGATTCAGATCAACGTGCCGTTTATCGCGAACCTGCCCGCCGACGTGGACGTGTTCGTCGAACCGCTGCTGCAGATGGTGATCGACGGCAGCCCGATGCGGATTGCGGGCGTGGCCAAGCCGTTCGAGGCGACGCACGACTCGGTGGTTGACCTGAAACTGCATCGGCTCAACCTGCCGCTTTACGTCAGCTACGCGCCGATGAAGCTGCCGGTTAAAATTCCGAAGGGGACGCTGTCGGCGGACGTGTACGTGCATTTCGTGCAGGCGCAGTCGCAACCGCTGATTCGCTTGAACGGAACGGTAGCGCTGGATCAGCTCGACGTTCGCGACCCGGCGGATGCGCCGATCGCCGCACTCAAACACGCCGAGGTGAAGCTGACCGACGTCGAGCCGCTGGGCGCGGTGTTCCATTTGCGATCTATCTGGGTCAATGGACTGCTCGCGCATGTCAGGCTCAATCCCGACGGGACCAACAATCTTACGTCGATTGCGAGCGGCAATGCGGCGCCGGCGAGTCCTCCAGCGCAAGCGGCGCCGGTGGCGGGCAACGTGACGCAGGCGGCGGCGCCGATCGCGGGAAGATCCACGGCGAAGTCGCCAACCGATTTTTCGGTGGACTCGTTCGATCTCACGAACAGCGCGGTGGAGGTCCAGGATAACCGCGGCGCGACGCCGGCGGCGGTGGCGGTGGATGCGCTTGGAGTCAGGCTTAAGAATTTTCGGACGGTGGGGGGAGTGCCCGCGTCTGTCACCGTTAACGGCAAGATTCGCAGTGGCGGCGCGATCGCGGTCAAAGGCGCGCTCGATCTGGCGCATTCGCTGCTCACGACGGAGGTGTCGATCGATCAGATCGACTTGCCGGCGCTGCAGCCGTTCGCTCAGTCGGTGCTGGCGGCAACGATCGCGTCGGGCAAGCTAAGCGCAAAGGCCAGCGTACAGACGCATTTCGCCGGCGATCATTTCAACGTGCACGCGGAACCGGCGACCGTCACAATCGAAAATTTCGCGATGGACACGCCGCGCGAACGCGAAAAGCCGGTGCAGTGGAAAAGTCTGAGCGTCGCGATTGGACAGTTCGACCTGGCTGCACATCAGGCGACAGTCAGCGCGGTGCGCAGTGACGGGATGCATCTGTTCGTTCGCCGCGAGCGCGGCGGGAAATTGAGTCTCGCCTCGCTGATGCGCGGTGGCCCGGCGGCGCCGCCACGCGGCAAGCGCGCAAGCGCGCGCGAAACGCGGCGAACTATCCGCGAGACCAGGCGAGCGGCGCGCAAACCGGTCCAGGCGGCGGCGCCGCCCTCGCAGAGTTGGCGATATCAGATCGCGTCGGTCGCGATGGAACAGACCGACGCCACCTTCGAGGACGACAATGCGCCGCAACCGGTCAAGGCGGCCGTAGCGCCGTTGAATCTGCATCTGAAAGATGTGTCGAGCGACTTCAGCAAACCTTTCGCAGTCGAGGTTGACGGCACGCTGAATCGCACGGGCACTTTCAAAGTCACCGGAATGGCCGCGGTCGCGCCGCTGAAGGCCGATCTGCGGGTTGCGACAAAGCGCCTGGATTTGGCATTTGCGGATCCCTATGTCAGCAGCAGGCTGAACGCGACGATCACCAGCGCGAACCTGACGATGGACGGCGCGGTCGGCCTGGAGCAGGCGGGCAACGATTTTCTCGTCAGCTATCGTGGCGACGCGTCGCTGGGCAGCGTGAGGATGCTCGACAAGCTGACCAACGCTCTCTTTTTCAGAATGAACGCGCTCAACGCTAGTAAAATCGACTTCGCGCTCGGAAAAGGTCCGCCGAAGGTGCATGTCGGCGAGCTTGCGCTGTCGAATTTTTATTCGCGGGTCATTCTCAACAGCACCGGCAAGTTGAATCTGAAAGACATCACCGCGAGCCCGCAGGAAGCGCCTACGTCACTGACGCGAGCCACGGGAGAGCCGGGCTCGAAGGGTGCGGTTCCGGTGGCGCCGGCATCGACGCCGATTCCGGCTGCCGCACCGAGTCCGGCAGCCGCGACGGCTCCTGAAGCGGCTCCGGCGGCATTGCCGAGTCCGGCGGAGCCCTACGCAGGGCAGCCGGTGAACGCCGACATCGAGTTGAACAAGATCACGCTCAAAGGTGGCAAAGTCGATTACACGGACAACTTTATCAAGCCCAACTACACGGCGAACCTGACCGATATGGAGGGCAAGGTCGGCGCGTTCGGAACAAAATCCACATCGCCGGCGGAAGTTTTACTCGACGGAAAAATCAACGGGAGCGCGCCGATCAACATCGATGGGTCCATAAATCCGCTCGCGCCGACTGCGTTCGTCGATATCAAGGCGAAGGCGAACGGTATCGAACTGACGGGCCTCACCCCGTACTCGACCAAATACACCGGCTATCCGATCGTCAAAGGCACACTGACGGTCGATGTTCATTATCTGCTGGACCAGGGAAAGCTGACGGCCGAGAACCATATTTTCATCGATCAACTGACGTTCGGCGATCACGTGGAGAGCCCGGATGCGATGAATCTGCCGATTCGATTCGCGGTCGCACTGCTCAAGAATTCGAAGGGAGAAATCGACTTGCGAGTGCCCGTGTCGGGGTCGCTCTCGGATCCGCAATTCAGCATCGGCAGCGTCATCTGGAGCGCGTTCAAGAACCTCATCGTCAAGGCCGTGACGTCGCCATTCTCGCTGATAGCGGCGGCGTTCGGTGGCGGCGAGCAGCAAGACCTCGGCTACATAGAGTTCGCGCCGGGCTACGCGCGGCTAACGCCGGATAGTCAAAAGAAACTGGATACAGTCGCGGCGGCGTTGGCGGATCGAACCGCCTTGAAGCTCAACATCTCGGGGCGCGTCGATCCGAAATTCGACAAGGACGGCTACCGCGAAGCGTCACTGGAGCACAGCATCGAGGCGCTCAGACGCAAGGATGAGGGAGACGGTGCGGATGCGAATGCGAAAAGCGCGGCGCTGTCGACGGCGGACTACAACAAGTATCTGGCGCGAGTTTATAGCGCGGGAAAATTTCAGAAGCCGCGCAACTTCATCGGGTTGGCAAAGACGCAGCCGCCCGACGAGATGAAAAAGCTAATCCTCGCCAACACTCCGGTGAGCGATCAGGATCTTCAGCAGCTGGCGGACGCGCGCGCAAACGCCGTGCGCGCGTATCTGAGTACGAAACAGGTCGATGCGGCGCGGATGTTCATAATCGCGCCGAAGCTGAACGCCGGCGGAATCAAGGATCAGGGCAAGACGACGCGCGTCGATCTATCGCTCGAGTGA